The nucleotide sequence CCGACGAATATGTTCGGCCTCACGCTCGCCACGTGGTCGACCAGTTGGGTTTGCAGGAGTAGATTCTTGCCGGGCAGCAGGAAATCGCAGATGTTGTTCTGGGACGATCGGACGGCGACGCCGTTACCCACGCACAGCGAGCAAAGAACGTCCAACACTTTCGGGTCCCTTCCGTGTTTCTCGAGCAGGGAAATGATCACTTTGATGTGCTCGTCCTGCGGAGATTAACATTAATCGAATCCGAGGAAATCGAACGAGAGGACGGAGTTTCGCTTACCCTCATCATGTTCAAAGCCTCGGGCGAGTCGATGAGGACGCAATGAAGCACGTCCAACATCCCCGTCCCCTCGCTCGAAGCTTGCGAGCCTAAACGGCTGAACAACCAGTTCAATCGATTGCTGTTGGCGAATTGGGCGCAATTCGTGTGATTCCCTTTGATTATCGCTGCCAACAGTTGATACAGGTATCCGGATATTTGGTCCCAGGCTTGACCGCTCTCGTCACCCGAAAGAGCGACGAGAAAACCTTGAGACGTGATCACGTTGATCTTGTCGATGGCTTCCAAGATCAGATTCAGTATACCTTCCTCTTGGAACAGGTCTTGGCGATTTCTCAGGGCTCGGAATTTGTTCTGTTTCTCCTCGTGTTCTACGCGCAGAAACGAACAATGGTGATGTTATTCGTCGCGAGAGAGAAgttattctcttttctcttacCCATGTCGTCTTCGGGTTGAGCAAAGTAATTGATCAAGTCTTCCAGACACATCACCATCTCGTTCAGATTCACATTTTGGAAGAACATGGACGCTCTTCTATCCACTTGCAGCGTCTCTAGGCCTCTAAAACGTATTCGCTCCTTTTAATCCACTCTGTTTAATTTGCCAATTATGCTCCCATCCTCTGCCGTTTTTTCAATCTCTCCATATTTTAATCGCGGCAAGCACGAACGGCTGATGATGATACTCACGTGATGAATTGGGTAAACAGACTGCTGCACTTCCTAATCACTCGAGCTGTCCTAGACTCCTCCTCTTGCGAACGGGAGAAGACCAAACCGTCGTCCATTTTCCCTTCCTCGTGAAGGACGGCTTGCTTCTCCTCCACCTTGCCCActcccttcttcttcgtctcgtACGACTATAATAGAATCACGGAGCAATTTGATTTCTCTTCAAGGGAGgcagaaggaaaaatattaaagttttgaACGAAAAAGGGGCGTACTTTGTACGAGACCCAGAGGCAAGTGGTGGCGTGTTGCATGATAACGGTCGAGTCGCCGTATTTGATGATCGGTGTACCGATAACCTCGAGATCCTTGTCCTCGAGAACGATCTTTTGATCATCCTTCTCTTGCCGCAACGAGAACGTCGAGGTCTCGATCGTGGCCTCGTTCCTTCCAACGGacggaggggaagggaagagaaaagaagaagaagggaaaaaaaagaagataattcaTACAACTCGGCGATTATCGGCCTGACCCTTGaacttttctaataataaaatacctaTCGACCAGATACAATTCGTTGTTTTCTTTCACGCCGAGATACCGGCCTGTAGTCAGGTGTCTGATTCTCATCGGGTGCAACCAATTGATGAAACCGCCTGCCCACTTCGTCCTCGCCAGCTCCAACCTCCATAAAGATCTTGCTTGGCTCATCACGCTCCCTCCCTCGTAGATCACTATACTGTGTGTAAACAATATCGGAATTAAACGTCGGAAACCGTACGTGGTTTCGATCGTATCGCTAATCGAATTATCCCCGACGAGTCGAATGGAAACTGAAGTCTGattcaggaaaaaaaaaaaagctttccTCCCAACTTTAAAACGAACGGATCGGATTCtctgtttcaaatatttacttttgacTTGGCGCTGTGCTCCATGTTGATGGTATGGTGAGACATTCGTCGCCACCGTGGAAGAATCGAAGAACGTCACCGCCAAATACGTAACCGACGTATTTCATCCGGCTGATTCCTGTTCCGTACGGTTGCACGGACCAGTGGGTCACGTGGAACGAGGCGTTCACCACCGACAAATCGTTCTCCTTGGTGGTGTgctaggaaaaaaaaaaaaaaaagatgggaatggatattatttcgaagaattcaaaagggaaatatcttgaaattttgtacaaatttttggTTGGAATACCAAGTATCTTTCTGTGGCCACGGATACCAGGATAAGGTCATCGCCGACTCGAACCTTCTCACCCTCGGACCTTTGCTTCGATGCTGGATGAACCGTCCACCAACAAGCCTCGCCTAAATCAATTGTATCAGATGTATGCGTATTATGGAAGCACGACAGGAATTGATATCggttcatattattaaattcgatcgCGTTCCATCGGCTAACCTTGAGAATGCTGTTGGAGGCCCACGTCGAAAGCCAACTTGTCGTTGGACGAGCTGGTCGATAGACAAGCCAAATACTGTAAATGAGATAACGATAACGAGTCGTTTATTCCCCGAATATCTGTGAaaatgtatacgtatatatatatatatatttaccatGTCGCTGTTCTGATGCCTTAGTAAAATTGCGTTACCGTACAACAACGTTCTGTGTCCGGATCCTGTACCCTTTCCCTACAAATGCACAGAGATATAGCGATTGAAGCAGATGGAGAACCTAGGCTATGTGAATATGTGAAAATTggattaaagaagaagaagaagaagaggaaggaagagaaaacgtAAATGAAAGTTCACAAGCGTTACCGATAAGAGAAGGCCATAAATAACGATTGTTAACGAATAACAAGTTGAAATTGGCAAGCATGTATATACGTGCTTTTGTGATGGAAcgagtatttttaaatcgattgtTGCGTGTTAATTGAACATAAAataggggaggaaaaaaaaaaaaagaaaagaaaatgcatTCGTAGATCCGCGTGATCAGCGTAACAACATAACGTGAGcgtttaaaaaacataaaatgcaCAGATACAAATAAACCAAGTGAAGAAGGTATCgaacgaaggaaagaaaaggcaaatggaatggaagaaaaaaaaaagaaatataaagtatgTATGAATTTATGTATGAATATCCAAAAAGAACGCAAGCAAATGACGTTACTTACAAGCGCAGTGAACGTAAACGGTGTCTTAGAGTGATACGAAAGATATACTTACTAAATTTTCTTGCTGCTGCAAACAGAAACATAAGTGTTGtaaatctcaatttttctGTCTTGCCAATCatggatagatagatagatagatagatagatagaaaaagagagaaaggaagagagaaagagagagagagagaataaaaaaaagagaaaatgaaaagaaattcatcaGGTGAACACGCCTAGAATGTCGATCGATAGGTGAAATGTATTATGTACACATATGTGTCTATATACGTGCGATTTTCACGCATGTGGATGATTCTCGTATTGCGATGAGTTGCAATTGCGATCGGTGCAGacgcaagaaaaaaattggacaaTAAACACGAGGGACAGAAAAAGACAATACGGACAAACGAAAGACAATTTGAGACGTGTTACACGGATTGCTACATGGATGCATGCcacaataattattgattggacagaaaaaggaacgaaaaaaagTGCGGATGCattcagaaaatttatttctttgcatcttgttcgaaggaaaaaaaaaaaaaaagagagaaaataaaaatcgagagagaaaaaagaaagagagagaaagagagagagaaagagagagtcaAATGTGCTTGACAGTTTgtcgaaaaacaaatttttattttattattgactcGATTCGGAAATCTACTACTTTCTAAGTGCATCGTTCGGTTTTAGTTCgcaaaaaaatggaaagaaaaaaaaaaagaaaattaaatatggacaaatgaataatcgattaatcctCTCCTGCAGAGATGagatcaaacaaaattttatggcCCACTCCTATGCGGGTGATTTACCTATTGAGATCATTTATATCGTGAACCTTATCGATCCTTACGCACGATGCGCAGGAGAGTTTCGctctttgaaaaaagaaaaaaaatcttgtgcTTTGTCGTCACGCAAACTGATCAAGCAAAACTGAAAAATATGATGCGACGAGAACGTCTGAAcaggaaaatagaaaaagagatgACGAGGAGGGATaagcgaattattattattatagaaatctaAGATACATTTTTCGTCGTCGACGAAAAATTGCTTCGTAAACGTTGTAACGATATTCttctatgatataaatatatatatagtatatcgTTGCACCATGTTTACGAGTGATAAAGAAGTGGTACGTTACCGTCTCGGAACCGGCAGCAGTGACCAATTCCTGCAAAGCTCGTACCGAGAGAGCCTGCTCTATTACGAATACGCATTGCGACAGGTCGGGCGGTATGTTCTGCAAACAGCGTAAACAAAAACATGCAACTTTTTcactttccccctcccctcccctgctTTATTTCGTAAGTAGTACGGGAAATAATTGGGCGGCCGTTCGCACGTTAAATACCTTACCTTATCCGCGATATTCTCGAGGAAACAGTGTCGATTACCAAATCCCTCGGCTGCCAGGCAAACTCTTTCACCGGTTGCCGTGCAGGACAGACATACCATATCCTCCTACGAATTCCAATTCCatattcgatttcaatttcttgcCTTATTGTTCTTCGTTCCAAGTTAAAATTTACGATAAGAAATGCAAACGTTGATccactttctttattttcgttataaaTAACCGTGCATTTTAttgcctttttctttctttctttcttttttttttttttttcaaagagattTCGATCgcaagggaaaaagaaaaacgattcaTCGATGCGTTAGAGAAATAGCGGGGAGAGCAACGTCGACCTTTGCGAAACTTTGAAATATGACGTGAGGCAAACAGCAGATGTTACACACTGTGCCAAAACCAATTTGGACCGTCTCAAGAATGTGCGCCACACAGTTTTCCACCAGCCAGTATATACCTAGGGAAACGGTTTCGAAGCGGCGGATTTGTCAGGGGAACGACGCCGCTGTGTTTTCACCCAGACACAGACCTTAAAGTGTCGCTTAAGCGAGTGGCATCCTGGGCTTGTACATGAGTCACTCTCTTGTTCGATCGACCCTCGTCACGCAATTCCCAccacgcgtgtgtgtgtgtgagacGCAATTCGCAGTTTTTGAAATCGAGTACACCGCGGTTTCTCGAAACGTTTCGCGTCGActcgattttaaatttggatCTCGATCTTTGCGCGAAAACAGGCGATTGTACGGCGTACAATGTAGccaaatagttttaaaattatcgatcgcaCGACAAATTTAGAATCCTCGAATCCAGGAATTCGAATTCGAGTTATTAACTTGGAGTGAACGGATCGATCGAGCGGAAAGTGTTGTAACTCGGATATGTAATCGACGAGAAACGATATGTAAAGACGTGTaacaagattatttatttctatcgcGCGTACGGTATTGGCTCGCAAAATTCCGTGACATTTCTCAATTTACAATTTGCACCAACGTCCAGACTAATGACGGTTCCGCTCCATTACTTTACaggcaaatatttttcacgcggATAAATGGCGCACGCATGCGAAACACGCGTAACACGAACATCgttggggagggaaaaaagaaaaataaaaagaaagaaagaaaaaaaaaagagttcgAATTAACATAACGTGTTACTGGGTTACATGGAAAAGCACGCGAGTCTCATCTGACAcggtttataatttttcccaaTTCACCGCCGATTTGAGAGAAATTTGATcgttgaatgataaaaatgttgGCGAAAGAGTTATCGATCTCGATCGAACAACCCATAAATTTCGGATCGTGTTCGAGCTCCGATTGCTATTCCGAATCCATCCGAACTACGAGCGAAATGATCGTAGAAGGCGAATAACGGTttcgaataaatcaattatttctctcGGCGGAATTAAACCGCGATCGAAGCTGCAACGTGTTGCAACCTCGGGTCAAGGGTGTGTCTGTATTTTCAGCGTCCGACAATCCGGCGCGATTTCGTCCGAGCGGatactaaatataaatcacaTTGACTTTTGGATATGAATCGGCAAGTTATATTTGCATTCCGCGAtctttttccacgatttttaacgatattacGTATACTTGCCAAGaaatatgcatatacataatataactGCCTGTATTTACAGCATGGAATtggaggaaagggagagacgaaattggaaattcgaagaaaattcccTGATTacgtcaatttattttatcaaacgaTTGAAACAACGATCTTAATCGACTCGATCGAGTCACTGAAATTGCCGCGAAAACGTTCAACGAAACGTTCTTTCCGCTGTTGGAAATATATGAAACCGAGCCTGTGTTATTAACGCACGGTCGGTTGCTTTTCGACGTGAAATCTTTAATGAAGAGCCGTATTGATTACACGGAACAATGCAGCATCGATTGCTAAAATTAACCGTCGCCACGCTCttaaagaagaaagggagagagagtctGGTAGGAGTGGCTCGGCTCGATTTTAAACGGCcaacgatttattattactttttaatcacCCGGCGTCTCTTCTCGCCGTGGCAATTCGATCATCAAATGGCAACACGCGAACCGAGCATCGGACCAGCCGCGAAAGTGTGCGCGATAATTTCGAGTGGCGCCCCACGATGCTAACGGTTGTTCACTTAATTAATGATCATTACGATGCAGCGAACCGTGTGCACCTCGACATAATTTTCCACAGTTGAAAGACGTCTCGAACGTACTTGTACCACTGTTTTCGAACCTTGTACACGAAAATAACGTACGAgcgaaattattatctttgattgctccaattatcgattttatttttttaaatcacaattgatgtaaaaaagaagaaaaaaaaaaagaaaagcgatACGATACTTGTCGATAAAGGAATATTATCcgatataaatttcgatatttttcgttcgattttgaACTTTTACTTGATCAATTTCCGAGATTGAGGAAAGGGAAAGCGAAAGTCGAAGAGGAACGAAATTACGCTTCCTATTTCCGCTCGTTCCGGGGAGCGGggagaaaattgatttactCTCGTTCTCGTGCTACCAAGGCTACCAAGGCCGCCAATAATTTCGGCCAGATTATTATTCCAGCGTTTCTTTCATCTCTGAAATGGTTGTGCGATCGCATTGTGATCTCGATTCGGATTGCAAATTCGGAACGAAGCGAAGGGTGAAGCGAGATAAACGAGATGAGCGAATTATGCAAGAAGTCGGTGTCCTCGATCGATGTTCGATCAGCGTACTACGATACTATCGATAAGACGCGAACATAGTCGACAAATAGTTCAAATGTTTTCAACCGTTTGGATATGTTAAGTTTGGCtacatatatcaaattttcaagtaaaaattcaataaccaAAGACACATCAGCACGACATGAATCGACCCCTCGGCTATGAAAATCCCAACGACGACAGGTGAGCCACGATCCGTTCAAACAGGCTAGAAATCGAATGTTGGGACGCGAATCACTTATCCTCCGTATCGACACGATCATTTCCATTTGTTAAAAACGTGGTTTGACACTCGGTTCCCGTAACTGGATCGTTCAAATTTCATCGTGAATCCTCCGCACGGCGAGGCTTGTCTCGCGACGAACGCAAACGAACGAGTTTCGCGGTCGTGGTCCAACTTAACCCAAATCGAGGGATCGTTAACAGTGTGCTCGTCCTCGAACATTGATCGATATGTTCGactaaattttcgtttcgacggATTAAAAGAGCAGTGTCGAAGTGTATTATCCTGTTGAGGGGAAAACGCAAAGCTCGAATCGAAAGATTGCTTCTCGTTCGAGCAGGTGCATATTCGGTTATGTTGCCCAGTCACGAAACAGCCACTTAACAGCCTCAATACTTATTAACTATTTGGAGATAcggtgtaattaaattaacgagCAATTTCCATCCTTCGTGATTCTCGATTTCGATCAAACGCGAAAGGAAATGGGACAAGGAAACTTGATTATTGAGAGGATCACTCAGGTTTGAGAATATTCCTGTGAATGATTTCCTCGGAGACTCGGACGACTACTTTCTCGGAACAACGAAACTTGCTTCCCTCGAAACATTCCAATAATAACAACTCGTAATTTTCGTCGACTGCTCCCTCgacgatttatttaaaaaattctcgttGTTTCGAGAAATCTGGGGAAACGTGTCGAAAGATTCGCGAAAGGATGTTCATATTTGAATTCGTGTGGGCGATTTTTCGACAGGAACGCAATACCACAGGATGTTCGATTGGAACCGACTCCAAACGTGGACACGGCTGTgatggagagagggagagggtgccgcccccgccgccgccgccgccgccgccgtcgcTCGAGGAAGGGCAAGTGCATTTGCAAACCGCGTAGAAGAAGGCGAAGGCTGATCCTGTCCTCGAATCCTTTCATCATCTTCTACCTGGAAATGTACTTCAAGTCGCCCGGGGAACGCGTGACGAAGGTGGCACGCAAAGCCGGCAAGATGTGGTGCGCCCTGCCGGAGAGTTCGAAAAGGAAATACATTCAGTTGGCGGAAAAGGCGaggcgaagaagaagataggGATGAACGAAAACTCTGTCCATTGGTGATACCAAGAACCTCGTGATACGAAAGAAGAGGATGGAAGGCGGATCTCCACAGCTTCCGGATCTCGAAAGCTTCTTCTCGAACGCGTTCGCGCGTTTTTTCCAAGACAAGCGGCGATCAATCgcattcgaatcgaaatgcTCGCGCAACgacacaacaacaacaacaacaacaacaacaacaataccaacaacaacaacaacaattcatatttatcgttaaaatcgAAACATAAAGTACAAGAAATTCGTATCGAGAATCCATTGTTCGACACTGTTGTCCCGTGTCCTGTGTGTATccactcgtaaaaaaaaaaaaaaaaaaaaaaaaaaaaacgcctTTTGTACTGTATGAGATACAAATATAcacttgttttttatatataggtaCGTTATATTGCCAAGTTATTgcggaaaggaaaaggagggaCGAGCGAATAACGCGGGAAAGGTCTAAACGtggaggaaaataaaaaaaaaaaaatcgatgaacACGCGTGTCGATGTTGTTAACATTGTGGTCGCGCTCCGTTAACAGGACCGCGTGCatcagaaaaagagagagagatgtattTTTACCAAAGGGCGACTTATTAAAGAGCGTGGAGCAGAATCAGAGGCGCGTGTGCAGCTTACGGAAGCTCAAGGCCTGTAGCGGCTACCCTCTCGGTCACTATGCTACCGCTTGATCCTTGCGGCGGGTTCGAACGGGGTCAAGGTCGTCGAGTATGGGAACACTTGAAGTGCTTCCACGATTCACCGAATTCCACCACTCCCAACTTTCCGACGAACGAAAATCGCGTTCTAGACGCGCAAGAAATAAGAGCTCCGCACACGTACACACAGGTGACAACAGCAGTGTAAACAAggtacacacacgcgcgcgcgccgaCCTCTAACTTTAAACCTAAGCGGATTTGCTCGACATCGATGCTCGTTTTTccccttatatatatatatcctagtCTTCTTTCAAAAACGAAAACGTTCTTTCATCCGTTGGATTCTTCAATAAAACATCGCGCGCTTTTCATCCCCACGTGATAGCCTCGATTGTTCGAGCTTATCTGCGCGCGGCTTTTACGCGAGAGCATCGCGTGATACGTGGCTCGTTTAATATTCAACGAACGTTCTTTCTCAACGTTGGATCAACGTTTGCGCGATATCAAAACTTTTGATCGaataaaacgatttttcctttacaaaagaaagaaaaaagaaacagtatTTCCATCGGTCATTTATACCATAAATATtaccataaatattaatggtaagaaaatttccattccaTAGCCGACAAACgatgagagaaaaaagggaaaagaaatacTCACCGTGCGAAGGAAGGATACGTCATCCTGCTCGGAGCCACCCTCGCTGTCGGCCATCCCGTCGGCACGTCTTCACGTAACCTGACGAGTCGAGTCCGCAGTTCACCCCTTTGTCGCGTTATTTTCCTCTCCCGCACCGATATTCTCTCCCCTGCCTCTCCCGTCGATAGCGAATAGGGCGCGGATGGAAACTTGCTTGTCACACTTGCCCACTTGGATGATCCGACATGTTTCGGCTGCTACGGCTGCCGGCGCTGAGAACGTTTCCTCTCGGCGGTGGccgacgacgatgacgacgacgacgacgacgaacaCCAGCGGCAGCGGTGTCGGCGACGTCCTAACCTCCGACGGAGCACCAACGATCACCCGCTACTGGGGAACGGGGTGGGTGGGTGGTTAGCGCGTACCTCGGCACAGACCCTCGCGCAAGCGCCCCTTCCCTTCAATCAAATTCCGCATGCTCGAAATTCCGTCGTAGCCAATCTATCCTCTGTGTGTAAATGCGCGCATACATTCATACGtacactctctctttctctctctctccccgctaaattgtttttatttctgcGAGTAATCCGCTCGTCTCGAGTGCGCGTAAAATTTCGCGACTCGCCGAGAATTTTCGGATTTTCCCACATTTTAATCTtatcggggaggggaggaggaggaggggaaggagatCGTGAAGATTTTCGCGGAGAAATTGgattaaatggaaaatggaaagaattttCGGAATTCGTTGGAAACGTATCGCAAGGTTCTATGTCTAGAATCGTAAGAATGGATTATACAATCCCTCAGTTTGAAGAAGGGGGAAGAAATATCGCGACTTGGAGCATCGATTATCGGGAATTAGGGGGAGGAAGTTTTCGtctcgagagaaagaagtTCGTTTAACGAGGGGGGGAATCCTGTTTGCATCCTCGAGGAAAGTAATTATCGTGACCTAGAATATTTCTACTCTTCTGTCGCATTTCACAATACATCGTTAATATCATTTAGCGAGGATACTGCATGGAGGATCGattgttttctctttcttttttttttttttcgattattctttttacaacGAATCAGTCgcggataattaataattaattagtcgCCATTATGGGAACAATGCGATATCGATACTGTTATTGTTAACGATATTATCGGTTTTGTTATTTACGTAATTGCCGTGACCGATGCGTAAACGTGCGTCAATTAAAACTCGGAAAGCCTCCAGAACGGAAGATACGGTATATTTAGATGCGGTAGATTCAACGGTATGACgggtttaaaagtttaaaaatagtttagaCCGAGTGGCCATCCCCCTTGTCTTACTTCCGCGGTGGTGTGGCGATCTTAAGGctataataatcgtaaattgCTCTGCAACTGCGCTTCCAATTTGTTCACCGAGGTTTCTGAAACCTGTATTTCCGATCATAAGATATATCTGCGCGAAAATCTAATTTACTCGCGGATAAATCCAATTTGCGGGCAACTGTTTCGATCAAACGCGATCTTCTTCGATCGACGAAGAACGATCCAAGAAGAATGACAACGCGGCGTTCGATGACATGGACGctgagaggaggagggagagaatcGGAGAATCGGacgtatttttcattctcgagTCTATTTCCAGCGAGCGGGCAGAAATAGATGCGTTTACAACTCGGCGGATCGAGCGAACATCTCCACGCTTGTTGCCGCGAAAACTCGAATTAGAATATCGTAAGCGAGCGTTCGATCGAAGGTTAAGGATATCGCCAACAATTttgagaggaagggaggggggagagattTCGAGGGAGGTGAAAGTGACGATCGAGAAAACGGAGCGACACGGATACGTCGATAAATCACGAAACTGTTTAACTGGCAACGGATCAAACGAAAATATTGTTCCCGTGCTAAATATTTCCTCAGCCGATATTCTCGCCGTCCGACCGAgctgagaagaagaaaatacacCAGGGATGAAACCACGGCAACTGGTTACTACCATTAGTCTCGCTGTGTTTCGCAATTTTTCGGAAATTCGTTGCCAAAGAATATATCGATTCATAAGGAGGATCCAAGGAACGTCTTCTCCACTCTCTCGaattaatctttcttcttcctccgtttcacgtatacatatatatatacatatatatttctaaatatgcTCGATCTCGGATCGATTTCGATCAGCCGGTAAACACTGTgacataaatgtaattaaaacagACACAAACATTCCTAATACACATTCACACTACTATTCGATGCGTACATCGAGGTCGATTAGTTTCTCGAGTGTCCGCAATACAACCCGCGAACCGCACGCATTTTATcgtacatttcttttttttcaatcacttCACAGTGTGAAACGCCATGCAAGAGAATATAcaacggatatatatatatatatacgggtCAGAAGAAGTTCGATTTCGAAATGTTCGCGTCGAAGGGAACGAAGGGAACGATGTGGAGAGAAAACGATTTACTTTACTTCCACTACGGAGTCGCGAAGAAGCACTCACTTTGAATTTCGGAGGGGTCGATTTCCGGATCGACCTGGCGAGGGGACCtggttcgatcgatcgattcaggATGGCTGGATCCTTTGGTCGGGACCCACCGCGACGAAATTCGTGTCGAGGCTCGAGCGATTCTGGCGGGCCGCGCCGAGCGGAGTGAAGCGAGCTCTCTTCGGCTATTTTCAGCCTCGAGCCGAGAGCCCGCGTACGCCTCTTCTCACGCGATCGCCACGTTCCAAACGCACCGTGTTGCTTCCCACAGAGTGCTCTTCGTTTCGTTAATTCATCACGGGGTATATTGTATGGGGAGaggaatatcgaataataaacggGCTCGTTAAAAGTGGAAcagagattaattattattactttacgTATTTATGAAtggacatttttctttttttagaattttaaatttacttggaaataattctatattctcGAAATAACGATAGTGTGCACTATGTGTAACATTGTTGCAAGAggatgttatttatttaccattgttgcatatttatatgcatatttacGAGTTTCATTCGAGCCGATTTTAcgtaatttcgtaatttatttCACTGTTCATAAACTTTTGCCAAATTTACCGGTACATCGTGCAAGATATTTCTATTCGAAGTTTCGAGCTTCTGATAAAACCACCCCTT is from Apis mellifera strain DH4 linkage group LG2, Amel_HAv3.1, whole genome shotgun sequence and encodes:
- the LOC113218597 gene encoding protamine-like, with the protein product MNRPLGYENPNDDRNAIPQDVRLEPTPNVDTAVMERGRGCRPRRRRRRRRRSRKGKCICKPRRRRRRLILSSNPFIIFYLEMYFKSPGERVTKVARKAGKMWCALPESSKRKYIQLAEKARRRRR